Proteins from a single region of Punica granatum isolate Tunisia-2019 chromosome 8, ASM765513v2, whole genome shotgun sequence:
- the LOC116189323 gene encoding UDP-glycosyltransferase 76B1-like, whose product MGDLGDVVYKPRNGHGLVLFPLPLQGHINSMLQLANILYSQGFSITVIHTEFNSPSLSKFPHFTFRSIPDGLSGEGHSSISDMGILTLLSALNVNCVEPFRMCLAETLQSNSDASKDRIACLISDSVWHFSQRIADELNIRRMELRTTSISSFSGFSALLSLHKRGYFPLQDMKLEEPPMELWPLRLKDLPILETENPEELYRLLESMVKELKGCSGLISNSFEELEPAKLNESGGMEVPVPVFSIGPFHKYFPASSSSLLKQDKSSLLWLDKQAPNSVLYVSFGSLASIDAAQFEEIASGLLESEQPFLWVVRPGLVHGLDLLPGRFMGAVSGRGLIVQWAPQQEVLAHPSVGGFWSHCGWNSTLESICEGVPMICMPCFGDQRVNARFISHIWRIGLQLEGKAQRGDIRNAIRRLMMSEEGEEIRGRMRNLKAKVDYCVKPEGSSYDALQSLTTHLLSF is encoded by the exons ATGGGGGACTTGGGAGATGTCGTTTACAAACCGAGGAACGGTCATGGCCTAGTCCTCTTCCCGCTCCCTCTTCAAGGGCACATAAACTCTATGCTTCAGCTCGCTAACATCCTATACTCCCAGGGCTTCTCCATCACCGTCATCCACACCGAGTTCAACTCTCCTTCGCTTTCGAAATTCCCTCACTTCACCTTCCGCTCCATTCCCGACGGGCTGTCTGGGGAGGGGCACTCGAGTATATCTGATATGGGGATCCTGACCCTTCTGTCAGCTCTGAACGTCAACTGTGTCGAGCCGTTCCGGATGTGTCTGGCGGAGACGTTGCAGTCAAACTCGGATGCCTCTAAGGACAGGATTGCCTGCCTGATCTCCGATTCCGTCTGGCACTTCAGTCAGCGTATAGCTGACGAGCTCAATATCCGGAGGATGGAGCTGCGGACAACGAGTATCTCGTCTTTTTCCGGCTTCTCTGCCTTGCTGAGTCTTCACAAAAGGGGTTATTTTCCCCTGCAAG ATATGAAGCTAGAAGAACCTCCGATGGAGCTTTGGCCACTCAGGTTGAAAGACCTTCCTATTCTCGAGACGGAGAACCCGGAAGAACTGTATCGGTTGCTTGAGAGTATGGTAAAAGAACTGAAGGGCTGTTCGGGACTAATCTCGAACTCTTTTGAAGAACTCGAACCAGCTAAACTGAATGAGAGTGGCGGCATGGAAGTTCCTGTCCCGGTCTTCTCAATTGGTCCATTTCACAAGTACTTCCCCGCCTCGTCGAGCAGCTTGCTGAAGCAAGACAAGAGCTCCCTCCTATGGCTAGACAAGCAAGCACCTAATTCAGTCCTCTATGTCAGTTTCGGAAGCCTTGCATCAATCGATGCAGCTCAATTTGAAGAGATTGCTTCGGGGCTACTCGAGAGCGAACAGCCATTTCTGTGGGTTGTTAGGCCGGGGCTTGTCCACGGGCTCGACTTGCTGCCCGGCAGGTTCATGGGCGCGGTAAGTGGAAGAGGGCTCATTGTGCAATGGGCCCCCCAACAAGAAGTTTTGGCCCATCCGTCGGTCGGTGGGTTCTGGTCGCACTGCGGGTGGAACTCGACATTGGAGAGCATATGCGAAGGGGTGCCTATGATATGTATGCCGTGTTTCGGGGACCAAAGGGTGAACGCGAGATTTATAAGCCATATCTGGAGGATTGGATTGCAATTGGAGGGTAAGGCTCAAAGAGGGGACATAAGGAATGCAATTAGGAGATTAATGATGAGTGAGGAAGGGGAGGAGATCAGAGGTAGGATGAGGAACTTGAAGGCGAAGGTGGATTATTGCGTAAAACCCGAGGGTTCCTCGTACGATGCTCTTCAAAGTTTAACCACTCATTTGTTGTCATTCTAG
- the LOC116189325 gene encoding 7-deoxyloganetic acid glucosyltransferase-like, with protein sequence MDHQAHESPSLQPEAPARALPHVVIFPFPIQGHVNSMLKLAELLILCLQRDDDLRITFLNSEHNHNRLLHCSDVTSRFSNHPTFRFKTIPDGLPSETARSKDNLLEVFNNLKLRARDVLAELMAPSDDQPPPTCIIADGFMSFMIDAGEEFGLPVVMFRTISACCFWAYFCIPRLIEAGELPIQGNQDMDRIVTSVPGTDGLLRCRDLPGFCRVADLSDPQLQNITLQTSQTTRAQGLILNTFEALEGPILNQIRAHCANIYTVGPLNAHLKSRLPAASQFPIRQSSNSLWEEDRSCLIWLDKQPVRSVVYVSFGSLAVLEREELTEFGHGIVNSNYRFLWVLRPDSVGSHDHIDAELQAATEERGCIVEWAPQEEVLAHPAIGGFLTHSGWNSTIESITAGVPMVCWPYFADQQVNSRFVSEAWKVGLDMKDRCDRTVVKTMINDLMVEKRDDLSRSVFAKANQAKEAVSVGGSSWDNMNRLIENILSMGGRKEN encoded by the exons ATGGATCATCAAGCGCATGAATCGCCATCCCTGCAGCCGGAGGCTCCAGCTCGGGCCCTGCCACACGTGGTTATCTTTCCCTTCCCAATCCAGGGCCACGTCAACTCCATGCTTAAGCTAGCCGAGCTGCTGATTCTCTGCCTCCAACGCGATGACGACCTAAGGATCACCTTCCTCAATTCCGAGCACAATCATAACCGCCTCCTCCACTGCTCCGACGTCACCTCCCGCTTCTCCAACCACCCCACCTTCCGCTTCAAGACGATCCCCGATGGACTCCCTTCAGAGACAGCCCGGTCCAAGGACAATTTACTCGAGGTTTTCAACAACTTAAAACTCAGGGCGAGGGATGTGCTCGCAGAGTTGATGGCGCCGTCAGATGACCAGCCGCCTCCAACGTGCATCATAGCGGATGGTTTCATGAGCTTCATGATCGATGCCGGGGAAGAGTTTGGGTTGCCAGTGGTCATGTTCCGAACGATCAGCGCTTGTTGCTTCTGGGCTTATTTCTGCATCCCCCGACTCATCGAAGCAGGGGAACTTCCTATCCAAG GAAACCAAGATATGGATAGGATTGTCACAAGTGTTCCGGGTACAGACGGCTTACTGCGATGCAGAGATCTCCCAGGCTTCTGTCGAGTAGCCGACCTGTCTGACCCGCAGCTTCAGAACATCACACTCCAGACCAGCCAGACCACTCGGGCCCAAGGACTAATACTCAATACCTTTGAAGCCCTGGAAGGGCCGATACTCAATCAGATCCGTGCCCATTGCGCCAACATCTACACAGTAGGTCCCCTCAACGCGCACCTCAAATCCCGGCTCCCTGCAGCCAGTCAGTTCCCAATACGTCAGTCTTCCAACAGCCTCTGGGAAGAGGACCGGAGCTGCCTCATTTGGCTAGATAAGCAGCCGGTGAGATCAGTCGTGTATGTGAGCTTCGGCAGCCTAGCGGTCCTAGAAAGGGAAGAGCTGACAGAATTCGGGCATGGCATCGTTAATAGCAATTACCGATTCCTTTGGGTGTTGAGGCCAGACTCCGTAGGAAGTCATG ATCACATCGATGCTGAGCTGCAAGCTGCAACTGAGGAGAGGGGCTGCATCGTCGAGTGGGCGCCACAAGAGGAGGTTCTAGCCCACCCGGCCATTGGGGGGTTCTTGACGCACAGCGGGTGGAACTCGACAATCGAGAGCATAACAGCAGGGGTGCCGATGGTTTGCTGGCCGTACTTTGCGGACCAGCAAGTCAACAGTAGGTTCGTGAGCGAGGCTTGGAAGGTCGGTTTGGACATGAAAGACAGGTGCGACCGGACGGTGGTCAAGACGATGATCAATGATCTGATGGTGGAAAAGAGGGATGACCTATCGAGGTCCGTGTTCGCCAAGGCTAACCAGGCAAAGGAAGCTGTAAGTGTCGGTGGTTCCTCTTGGGATAATATGAACCGTCTGATTGAGAACATACTGTCAATGGGTGGACGCAAGGAAAATTGA
- the LOC116189324 gene encoding 7-deoxyloganetic acid glucosyl transferase-like, protein MEIENSGGLSAHPIPQAEEPLLTLLSMDPQAHELPPSPPAAPPREPPHVVVFPFPAQGHVNSMLKLAELLMLCLPGDDGLRITFLNSEHNHRHILRCSDVSSRFAGRPTFCFKTISDGLPLEAPRSMDKLLGMLSYLKLKARDVLAELTAPADGQSPATCIIADGILSFVIDVGEEFGVPVVLFRTISACSLWAYFCIPRLIEAEELPIRDMDRLITSAPGMEGLLRCRDLPSLCRVTDLSDPFLQFVTIQTGQSTRARGLILNTFEALEEPVLDQIRAHCPNIYTVGPLHAHLKSQLSAAGQVPTRHSSNSLRKEDRSCLPWLDRQPVGSVLYVSFGSATVLKRDQLTEFWHGIVNSKCRFLWVLRPDSIESHVGIPKDNIDAELQTATEERGCIVEWAPQEEVLAHPAIGGFLTHSGWNSTIESITAGVPMVCWPYFADQQVNSRFVSEAWKVGLDMKDRCNRKVVETMIKDLMVGRRDELSRSAVAKANQAMEAVSEGGSSWDHMNRLTEDIRSMSGPK, encoded by the exons ATGGAAATAGAAAATAGCGGAGGCTTGTCTGCTCATCCCATCCCTCAGGCAGAAGAGCCATTGCTAACACTCCTCTCTATGGATCCTCAAGCTCATGAATTGCCACCCTCACCACCGGCGGCTCCGCCTCGGGAACCCCCGCACGTTGTAGTCTTCCCCTTCCCAGCCCAGGGCCATGTCAACTCCATGCTTAAGCTAGCTGAGCTGCTGATGCTCTGCCTCCCCGGCGATGATGGCCTAAGGATCACCTTCCTCAACTCCGAGCACAATCATAGGCACATCCTCCGCTGCTCCGACGTTTCTTCCCGTTTCGCCGGCCGCCCCACCTTCTGCTTCAAGACGATCTCCGATGGACTCCCTTTGGAGGCTCCCCGGTCCATGGACAAATTATTAGGGATGCTCAGCTACTTAAAATTGAAGGCCAGGGATGTGCTCGCCGAGTTGACAGCGCCGGCAGATGGCCAGTCGCCCGCGACGTGCATCATAGCAGATGGGATCTTGAGCTTCGTGATCGATGTTGGGGAAGAGTTCGGAGTGCCAGTGGTCTTGTTCCGTACGATCAGCGCCTGTTCCCTCTGGGCTTATTTTTGCATCCCCCGACTCATAGAAGCAGAGGAACTCCCAATCCGAG ACATGGATAGGCTCATCACAAGTGCTCCGGGCATGGAAGGCTTACTCCGATGCAGAGATCTGCCGAGCTTATGCCGAGTCACCGACCTGTCTGATCCGTTCCTTCAGTTCGTCACGATCCAGACCGGCCAGAGCACTCGGGCACGAGGCCTAATACTCAATACCTTCGAAGCCCTGGAAGAGCCAGTACTCGATCAGATCCGTGCCCATTGCCCTAACATTTACACGGTGGGTCCCCTCCACGCACACCTCAAGTCCCAGCTTTCTGCAGCTGGTCAGGTCCCGACACGCCATTCATCCAACAGCCTCCGGAAAGAGGACCGGAGCTGCCTCCCATGGCTTGACAGGCAGCCGGTGGGATCAGTCCTGTATGTGAGCTTCGGCAGCGCAACAGTCCTGAAACGAGATCAGCTGACAGAATTCTGGCATGGCATCGTTAATAGCAAATGCCGATTCCTTTGGGTGTTGAGGCCAGACTCCATCGAAAGTCATG TTGGAATTCCGAAAGATAACATCGATGCTGAGCTGCAAACTGCGACTGAGGAGAGGGGCTGCATCGTCGAGTGGGCGCCCCAAGAGGAGGTTCTAGCCCACCCGGCCATTGGAGGGTTCTTGACGCACAGCGGGTGGAACTCGACAATCGAGAGCATAACAGCAGGGGTGCCTATGGTTTGCTGGCCGTACTTTGCAGACCAGCAAGTCAACAGTAGGTTCGTGAGCGAGGCTTGGAAGGTCGGTTTGGACATGAAAGACAGGTGCAACCGGAAGGTGGTTGAGACGATGATCAAAGATCTGATGGTGGGAAGGAGGGATGAGCTATCGAGGTCCGCTGTGGCCAAGGCTAACCAGGCAATGGAAGCTGTAAGTGAAGGTGGTTCTTCTTGGGATCATATGAACCGTCTGACTGAGGACATACGGTCGATGAGTGGACCCAAGTAA
- the LOC116187778 gene encoding 7-deoxyloganetic acid glucosyltransferase-like — protein sequence MTRPVFRKMMVSGWLGSGSGKPPITCVIADGVLSLAVDVAKEVGLPVNIVQDSECFLLLGLFLYPSTRRSWRPLPFTGNDLDVPINSIRGLDGFLQQIFQAFVDVKTLSDATLQFVVNEGQQNFRVDALILNTFEELELPVLEHTPGKTPKLYAVGPLHAPLKSRSPHEMAFWSSSRNLWKEDRNCMGWLDNQPARSVVDVSFGGIVVKTADRFLEFWHGLVNIGKHFVRAIRAGLIPSDGWALLDELMKATEERARIVEWAPQEEVLDHPVIEGFLMHAGWNYVLEGVTARVPMTCWPCYADHFLNARFVSEVWKVGLDMKDPKYDGDAVERWLGSYWMTERMSSGAQLKS from the coding sequence ATGACGAGGCCCGTGTTCAGGAAGATGATGGTGTCGGGTTGGCTCGGTTCTGGATCAGGGAAGCCGCCAATCACATGCGTCATAGCCGATGGAGTGCTAAGTTTAGCGGTGGACGTGGCTAAGGAGGTTGGATTGCCCGTAAATATTGTTCAGGACAGTGAGTGCTTCCTGCTATTGGGCTTATTCCTGTATCCCTCGACTCGTAGAAGTTGGAGACCTCTCCCATTTACGGGGAATGACTTGGACGTGCCAATAAACAGCATCCGGGGGTTGGACGGGTTTCTGCAGCAAATCTTCCAGGCTTTTGTAGATGTAAAGACTTTGAGCGATGCAACTTTGCAATTCGTAGTTAATGAAGGCCAACAGAATTTTAGGGTCGATGCACTAATACTCAACACGTTCGAAGAACTTGAGTTGCCTGTACTCGAACACACCCCTGGAAAAACTCCAAAACTGTATGCCGTCGGACCTCTCCATGCCCCTCTCAAATCAAGATCCCCTCATGAAATGGCGTTCTGGTCGTCAAGTAGAAATCTCTGGAAAGAAGACCGGAACTGCATGGGGTGGCTCGATAATCAGCCTGCCAGATCAGTCGTGGACGTGAGTTTTGGTGGCATAGTGGTCAAGACGGCGGATCGGTTCCTAGAGTTCTGGCACGGCCTGGTCAATATCGGGAAGCACTTCGTGCGGGCAATAAGGGCGGGTTTAATCCCCAGCGACGGATGGGCCCTCCTAGATGAGCTTATGAAGGCGACTGAGGAGAGGGCGCGAATAGTGGAGTGGGCCCCACAGGAGGAGGTCCTAGATCACCCTGTGATCGAGGGCTTCCTTATGCATGCAGGGTGGAACTACGTGCTCGAGGGCGTGACCGCCAGGGTGCCAATGACATGCTGGCCGTGCTACGCGGACCACTTCTTGAATGCGAGGTTTGTgagtgaggtgtggaaggttGGGTTGGACATGAAGGACCCGAAGTATGATGGGGATGCCGTGGAAAGATGGTTGGGGAGTTATTGGATGACAGAGAGGATGAGTTCAGGGGCTCAGCTGAAAAGTTGA